The following nucleotide sequence is from Psychroserpens sp. Hel_I_66.
CTATTTTTTCTTGCTGAATTTCTTCGGAAGATTTCTTGATTGCAAAATCAAATGGAGCCAATAGACTTTCTGATTGCCAAGGTTTTCCCTTATCAAAATCGTATTTAAATTTTCCACTCTTGGGAAATAGGTACACAATCAAAAAGGTCGTACTTAAAAACAAAAGCACTTTATATAAAAGTGCATGATTTTTATACCATTTATTAATTATGTCGTTCATTTGAAAAGTACTAGTCAATTAAGCATTCACACTTTCAAAAGTAAGAAAATATAATAGAACTTTGCTTATTGTGTGCAACACTACAATTAATTAAAAAATGATTAATTTTGTTTTCAGAAAATAAAACACATTAAATATGAGTAAAGAGGTCGTAATTGTATCAACCGCAAGAACTCCAATCGGGAGTTTTTTAGGAGCATTGTCAACCATTCCAGCACCAAGACTTGGCGCTATTGCTATAAAAGGAGCACTAGATAAAATCAATCTAAAACCAGAGATGGTTGACGAGGTTTTAATGGGAAATGTTGTACAGGCTGGAACCGGTCAAGCGCCTGCAAGACAAGCAGCTATTTTTGCTGGAATTCCAGATACCGTACCATGTACCACTATTAACAAAGTCTGTGCTTCTGGTATGAAAGCTGTGATGCAAGCTGCTCAATCTATTGCTCTTGGAGACACAAATATTGTTGTTGCAGGAGGTATGGAAAACATGAGCTTAATACCTCATTACTTACACGCAAGAACTGCTACAAAATTTGGACCTGCAACTCTTATTGATGGGATGCAAAAAGATGGTTTAGTTGATGCGTATGATGAAAATGCAATGGGTGTTTGTGCAGATGCTTGTGCTCAAGAATACAAATTCTCAAGAGAAGAACAAGATGCTTATGCTATTCAATCTTACAAACGCTCTGCAGCTGCATGGGATGCTGGTAAGTTTGATGACGAGGTTGTACCGGTTGAAGTACCTCAACGAAGAGGAGAGCCTAAAATAGTTTCAAAGGACGAAGAATATACTAATGTTTTTATGGATAAAATTCCTTCGTTAAGACCCGCTTTTTCTAAGGATGGTACTGTGACTGCTGCAAATGCATCTACAATAAATGATGGTGCTGGAGCTATGATTTTAATGAGTAGAGAGAAGGCAGATGAGTTAGGATTGACACCTTTGGCAACCATTAAAAGCTATGCCGATGCTGCTCAAGAACCAAAGTGGTTTACAACTTCACCTGCAAAAGCATTACCAAAAGCGATCGAAAAGGCTGGCATATCTTTAAGTGATGTTGATTACTTTGAGTTTAATGAGGCATTTTCTGTTGTTGGTTTGGCTAATATGAAAATTTTAGGTTTAAATGACAGCAATGTCAATGTAAATGGTGGTGCTGTTTCTTTAGGTCACCCATTAGGATGTTCGGGAGTTAGAATATTAATTACCCTTCTTAGCGTTTTACAACAAAATGATGCCAAGATTGGTGCAGCTGCTATATGTAATGGTGGCGGTGGAGCTTCTGCTATGGTAATAGAACGTAACTAAAAGAAAACAATGCAATACGGAATTTGTAACCTTAGCATTGTTCCTCTTAGAATTGAGCCTAGTGATTCAACCGAGCTTGTGTCACAGGTGTTATATGGCGAAATTTTTAAAGTCCTTGAGCAGCGTAAGAATTGGAGTAGAATCCGTTTAGCATTTGACAA
It contains:
- a CDS encoding acetyl-CoA C-acyltransferase, translated to MSKEVVIVSTARTPIGSFLGALSTIPAPRLGAIAIKGALDKINLKPEMVDEVLMGNVVQAGTGQAPARQAAIFAGIPDTVPCTTINKVCASGMKAVMQAAQSIALGDTNIVVAGGMENMSLIPHYLHARTATKFGPATLIDGMQKDGLVDAYDENAMGVCADACAQEYKFSREEQDAYAIQSYKRSAAAWDAGKFDDEVVPVEVPQRRGEPKIVSKDEEYTNVFMDKIPSLRPAFSKDGTVTAANASTINDGAGAMILMSREKADELGLTPLATIKSYADAAQEPKWFTTSPAKALPKAIEKAGISLSDVDYFEFNEAFSVVGLANMKILGLNDSNVNVNGGAVSLGHPLGCSGVRILITLLSVLQQNDAKIGAAAICNGGGGASAMVIERN